GCCCGAGCGGTATCATGAAGGTCACCGACGAGATCTGCAGCGCGATGGCGTGCGCCGCGAGCTGCGCCGCTCCGATCAGGCCCATCAGGAAGGCGGCGGCGTTGAACACGGTCACCTCGAAGGCGAGGATGCCGGAGATCGGCGCCCCGAGCTTGAGCAGCGCCCGGAAGCGGGGCCAGTCGGCGCGCCAGAAGCGGCCGAACAGATGGTAGCGGCGGAATCTCGGATGCACCATCACCACCACCGCCATGCCGATGAACATGAAGCCGCTGGCGATGCTGGTGGCCAGCCCCGATCCGAATATGCCAAGCGCCGGCGCGCCGAGCTTGCCGAAAACCAGCATCCAGTTGAGCAGCGCGTTGAGCGCGACGGCGATGACCATGATGATCAGCGCCCAGCGCGGCTGTTCCAGCGCCGAGATGAAGGAGCGCAGCACGATGTAGCCGTAGAAGGGCAGCACCGCCCATTGCAGACCGCGGACATAGATGCCCGCCTCGCGCGCCAGCGAGGGGTCCTGCCCCATCAGCAGAAGCACGCTCTCCGCGTTCCACAGCAGCACCCAGATGGGGATGGAGACGAGCGCCGAAAGCCACAGGCCCTGCCGCACGGTGCGGCGCACGTCGCGCACCGAATGAGGCCTTCGGCCGAGCTCTGTCGCCATCATGGGCGCGGTCGCATAGGCGAGGCCGAGCCCGAAGATCAGCGGCGCGAAATAGAGATTGGACCCCAATGCTCCCGCCGCCAGCGCCTCCGCCCCCAGCCGGCCGATGATCATCACGTCGGTCGCCGTCATCGCCGCCTGCGCGAGATTGGTGAGCACCATCGGCCAGGCGAGCGCGAGCATCGCCTTGGTTTCCTGACGCCACGGGTTTGCCGGCGCTTCGGCGCCGGTTGCGATCGCAGACATTTCCGTCGTTCCGGTATGGCCGCGTCGGACATGGCGGCCGGCTCATCAAGGCGACGGTCTAGAGCCTTTCAGGGTTACCCGGAAACGGTTCTGTTTGTCCGATGGGGGGACGATCCGCGCGAAGGCCGGTGCAGGTCGTACCGGGGGTACGGCCAAATCCGGCCGACAAAGCGGGCGTCCGCCAGCGGCAAACCCTTCGGGCCGGGTGCATTTGGCCCATTTCCTTCGGCTTTCGGCTCGGCCGTGGCGCCACCACGCCCTTCGCCGAAACCCTCGACCCTGGGACCAAATGCTCTCCGGCAGAACGATTCCGTGTAACCCTGAAAGGCTCTTGGATCTCGTCGCGGGAGCGCGGGCTTTAAAGCACAAATGGAGAGGCTGGCAAGACATGGCGGCCGGGAAATGTTGATCCAGCAGGCCGGCCCCACGGTTCGGGACCTCTTATATCCTGTCGATCTGCTGCCGGTGCCGATGCATTTCGAGGAAGATGCGGTAGTCGCGCTCGTAGGCCGCGCCGGTGGGATCGCCGTCGCGCGGCGTTGCCGGCTTGCCCATCGCGCGCGCCGCCGCGCCCAGGTTCTCGTGCAGGCCGCCCGCCGCCGCCGCGGCCATCGCCGTGCCGAGCAGCACTGCTTCCGGCGCTGCCGATTGCATGACGCGGCAGCCGAGCGCGTTGGCGTAGAGCTCCATCATCAGCGGATTCTTCAGATGGCCGCCCGCAATATGGAGCGTGGTGATCTCGCGTCCCGCCTGCCGCAGGGCGTCGAGAATGTGGCGGATGCCGAGGGCGATCGCCACGCAGGTCCGCCAGTAGAGCCGGCAGAGGCTGTCGAAGGACGTGTCGAGCGCCAGTCCGTGCACGACGCCCAGCGCGCGGGCGTCGCCGAAGGGCGCGCGATTGCCGTGGAAATCCGGCAGCACATGCAGGCGGCCGGCGAAGTCCGCGCCTTCCAGCAGGCGGAGGGTACCGATCCGCTCCGCGATCCGCCGGTGCGTCGCCGCGTTGGGCTCCATGCCGCGCAGGCGTATCATGTGGTCCAGCAGCGCCCCGCTCACCGACTGTCCGGCCTCGCTCATCCACAGGCCGGGCAGGGCGGCGTCCGGAAACGGACCCCAGACCGCGCCGAAATGGGTCGGCGCGGCGGAGGCGAACATCACGCAGCTCGACGTGCCGGCGATCAGCGCGGCATGCGTTTCGAGGTCGCGCGCCGGCAGATAGCCGAGCTTGCCGAGCGCCCCGGCATAGGCGTCGACCATTCTCGCGCCCGCCAGGCAGCCCGTCGTCAGGCCGAGGGTGGCGGCTGCTTCGGGCGTCAGCGTGCCGAGGGGGCTGCCGACCGCCACGGCGCCGGCGGAAAGGCCCGCCCGTTCCGCCATGTCGGAAATGCCGAGCGTTTCGAGCAGTTCGGCGGGCCAACCGCCCGGCATGTCCCGCCGCCAGTTCCATTTGCAGGCCAGCGTGCTTTGCGAGCGTGCGCCGCTGCCGCTTGCCCTGAAGGCGAGGAAGTCGCTCAGGTCGAAGATGCCGTGCGCCGCGTTCCACGTCTCCGGGAGCCGGCGCTTCAGCCACATCAGCTTCGGGATCTGCATCTCCGGCGGCATGGTGCCGCCGACGGCGGCAAGGGCGGGGTGGCGCGTCGCGGTCGCTTCGCCGGCCTCCTCCAGCGCGCGGTGGTCGAGCCAGACGATGGTGTCCCAGCGCCGTTCGCCGTCGGGCGATACGGGAAGCTGTCCGCCCCCGGCGTCCCGCACCACCAGCGAGCAGGTCGCGTCGAAAGCGATGGCGCGGACATCCTCCGGCGCCGCGCCGGAGGTCTCGCGCGCGGCGCGCACCGCCGCGCCGACCGCCTTCCATATCTGTTCGGAATCGTGCTCGGCCTCGCCGGGCCGCACCTGCCGCATCTCGATCGCCGCGTCGTCGCGGCCGAGCAGATTGCCTTCGGTGTCGAAGATGCCGGCGCGGGCGGAGCCCGTTCCCACGTCGACGGCGCAGACGACGGGCCGCATCACGGGTTTTCTTGGGCGCCGCGTCCGGCGAGCAGGCCGGGCAGCCGGCGCATGTCGTCGAAGATCAGGTCGGGACCCAGCGCGGCGAGATCGTCGCGGAAGCCGGGCCGGGCGGCATGCAGGCCGCCGGTGAAGGCGAAGACCCGCATTCCCGCGCTCCTGGCCGCCGCGATCCCGGCCGGGCTGTCCTCGATCACGA
The window above is part of the Rhizobiaceae bacterium genome. Proteins encoded here:
- a CDS encoding MATE family efflux transporter; translated protein: MSAIATGAEAPANPWRQETKAMLALAWPMVLTNLAQAAMTATDVMIIGRLGAEALAAGALGSNLYFAPLIFGLGLAYATAPMMATELGRRPHSVRDVRRTVRQGLWLSALVSIPIWVLLWNAESVLLLMGQDPSLAREAGIYVRGLQWAVLPFYGYIVLRSFISALEQPRWALIIMVIAVALNALLNWMLVFGKLGAPALGIFGSGLATSIASGFMFIGMAVVVMVHPRFRRYHLFGRFWRADWPRFRALLKLGAPISGILAFEVTVFNAAAFLMGLIGAAQLAAHAIALQISSVTFMIPLGLSQAATVRVGLTHGAGDPEGVSRAGWTAFVLGVAFMALMALMMISVPKLLIAAFIDIGDPANLAVVGYAVTFLAFAALFQVADGAQVVGAGMLRGLHDTTVPMVYAAIGYWGIGLTLGVLLAFQFGFGGVGIWLGLCAGLAVVAVLLIYRWTRRDRLGLSTLRKAVA
- a CDS encoding FGGY family pentulose kinase, encoding MRPVVCAVDVGTGSARAGIFDTEGNLLGRDDAAIEMRQVRPGEAEHDSEQIWKAVGAAVRAARETSGAAPEDVRAIAFDATCSLVVRDAGGGQLPVSPDGERRWDTIVWLDHRALEEAGEATATRHPALAAVGGTMPPEMQIPKLMWLKRRLPETWNAAHGIFDLSDFLAFRASGSGARSQSTLACKWNWRRDMPGGWPAELLETLGISDMAERAGLSAGAVAVGSPLGTLTPEAAATLGLTTGCLAGARMVDAYAGALGKLGYLPARDLETHAALIAGTSSCVMFASAAPTHFGAVWGPFPDAALPGLWMSEAGQSVSGALLDHMIRLRGMEPNAATHRRIAERIGTLRLLEGADFAGRLHVLPDFHGNRAPFGDARALGVVHGLALDTSFDSLCRLYWRTCVAIALGIRHILDALRQAGREITTLHIAGGHLKNPLMMELYANALGCRVMQSAAPEAVLLGTAMAAAAAGGLHENLGAAARAMGKPATPRDGDPTGAAYERDYRIFLEMHRHRQQIDRI